A window of the Sporosarcina sp. FSL K6-2383 genome harbors these coding sequences:
- a CDS encoding ATP-binding protein — protein MKCKKEKVMKHIIFLLKDVERPGVVFNLSGTLLFVNNTFKKKFGVQEETSIEQFIDEQSIKQWDEVLGCLHECEQKIIDVEIRTVSGSIHATKVHLMYIDDVHQIVAFFDIQNYDDNLAGRAYVHAFHNSDSFMVVVDQQGIILDVNDMHTAFLNMPKDYFVGNDASVLATLLQGDPELFLKYKRDVHIYGYAEETKRYERTVDDIRYYHISTFFDSKTKMYLIRMNDRTEKILLEERLAHSGSLSTVGELAASIAHEIRNPMTTLKGFVQLLKLSANGDAIKYLAVIEGEVTRMESILSEMLILSKPGLNKKTLLSLEVLVADMVRVMQPKAILEGISIEQKETGMQNTLMNADADKMKQVLLNLFKNAFEAMSPGGILTTSIESDNSQQLILSISDTGKGMNNNQINQVFMPFFTSKPEGTGLGLPFVLKVVEEHGGTISVESEIDQGTTFIITFPLVISHMKSPVQEDKKLLSS, from the coding sequence TTGAAATGTAAAAAGGAAAAGGTAATGAAACATATCATTTTTTTATTAAAAGACGTAGAAAGACCGGGTGTAGTTTTTAATCTCTCAGGTACGTTATTATTTGTAAACAATACATTCAAAAAAAAATTTGGTGTCCAAGAGGAGACAAGTATTGAGCAGTTCATTGACGAACAATCTATAAAGCAGTGGGATGAAGTTCTCGGCTGCTTACATGAATGTGAACAAAAAATCATAGATGTGGAGATTCGAACCGTATCTGGTAGTATACATGCTACAAAAGTGCATCTCATGTATATAGATGACGTTCATCAGATTGTTGCGTTTTTTGACATTCAGAACTATGACGATAATCTTGCAGGAAGAGCATATGTACATGCTTTTCATAACTCGGACAGTTTCATGGTCGTTGTAGATCAGCAAGGTATCATCCTAGATGTCAACGATATGCATACTGCATTTTTAAATATGCCTAAAGACTATTTTGTAGGTAACGATGCATCTGTACTCGCAACATTACTTCAGGGGGATCCTGAACTATTTCTTAAATATAAAAGAGACGTACACATCTATGGGTATGCAGAAGAAACAAAACGATATGAACGAACCGTTGACGATATAAGATATTATCATATATCTACTTTTTTCGATAGTAAAACTAAAATGTATTTGATACGTATGAATGATCGAACAGAGAAAATACTTTTAGAGGAGCGATTAGCCCACTCTGGTTCATTGTCAACAGTTGGTGAATTGGCAGCTAGTATTGCTCATGAAATTAGAAACCCGATGACGACACTAAAGGGCTTTGTCCAACTATTGAAGCTATCTGCCAATGGTGATGCGATAAAATACCTTGCAGTAATAGAAGGGGAAGTAACAAGAATGGAGTCGATATTGAGTGAGATGCTCATTCTGTCTAAGCCTGGATTGAATAAAAAGACGTTGCTCTCTCTAGAGGTATTAGTAGCTGATATGGTCCGAGTCATGCAGCCTAAAGCGATATTGGAAGGAATCTCTATCGAGCAAAAAGAGACGGGTATGCAAAATACGTTGATGAATGCTGATGCAGACAAAATGAAGCAGGTGCTCCTCAATCTCTTTAAAAATGCTTTTGAGGCAATGTCTCCTGGTGGAATTTTAACGACTTCGATTGAGTCGGATAATTCGCAGCAACTAATTCTGAGTATTTCTGATACTGGAAAAGGAATGAATAACAATCAAATCAATCAGGTATTCATGCCGTTCTTTACGAGTAAACCGGAAGGGACAGGACTGGGTTTACCTTTTGTTCTTAAAGTAGTTGAAGAACACGGGGGGACCATTTCAGTTGAAAGTGAGATTGATCAAGGCACAACCTTCATCATAACATTTCCGCTCGTTATTTCCCATATGAAGAGTCCGGTTCAGGAAGACAAAAAGTTATTATCATCATGA
- a CDS encoding MarR family transcriptional regulator: MTTNTEQALKLFIVLTRASKVILEEANITSNKYGLNPTEFAVLELLYHKGKQPIQKIGQKILLRSGSMTYVVDKLEQRGLLERVFCKEDKRITYMSITSKGMELMTSIFPEHAEHIESIMSALTVEEQGLAIDLIRKLGLSVKDLS; the protein is encoded by the coding sequence ATGACAACAAATACAGAACAAGCCTTAAAGTTATTTATTGTCCTTACGAGGGCAAGTAAAGTAATTTTAGAAGAGGCTAATATAACGAGTAACAAATACGGACTGAATCCGACTGAATTCGCAGTTCTTGAACTCCTTTACCATAAGGGGAAACAACCGATCCAGAAAATAGGTCAGAAAATTTTGTTGCGAAGTGGTTCAATGACATATGTTGTGGATAAGCTAGAACAGCGCGGGCTATTGGAACGCGTATTTTGCAAAGAGGATAAGCGTATCACATATATGTCAATTACATCTAAAGGGATGGAGTTAATGACTTCCATATTTCCGGAACATGCAGAACATATTGAGTCGATCATGTCTGCTTTGACAGTGGAAGAGCAAGGGCTGGCAATTGATTTAATCCGCAAGTTAGGTCTATCAGTGAAAGATTTGTCATGA
- a CDS encoding DUF2187 family protein, translating to MLIAAVGNIIEFKDGLQGIVEKVNENSVIVDLTYMENFEELEMEEKTVINHKRYTIIHGEGQIKE from the coding sequence ATGTTAATTGCAGCGGTCGGCAATATTATCGAATTCAAAGATGGCCTACAAGGGATTGTTGAAAAAGTAAATGAAAACTCAGTCATTGTAGACCTTACATATATGGAAAACTTTGAAGAGCTTGAAATGGAAGAAAAAACAGTCATCAACCACAAACGTTATACAATCATTCATGGTGAAGGCCAAATTAAGGAATGA
- a CDS encoding aspartyl-phosphate phosphatase Spo0E family protein encodes MESDLEEEIEMMREAMMGAADKEGLIADETLELSRKLDSLMNQFDKRKDLS; translated from the coding sequence TTGGAGTCTGACTTGGAAGAAGAGATTGAAATGATGCGTGAAGCTATGATGGGGGCAGCCGATAAAGAAGGTCTAATCGCCGATGAAACGCTTGAGTTAAGTAGAAAACTTGACAGCCTCATGAACCAGTTTGACAAGCGTAAGGACTTATCTTAA
- a CDS encoding NAD(P)-dependent oxidoreductase, producing the protein MKSSKVAFIGTGVMGASIVRHLLRENYEVAIYTRTKSKAEPLVEAGAVWSDTVGQAVIGANVVLTMVGYPTDVEEVYFGESGIFANGKEGQIVIDMTTSSPALAKRIAEQAAMLKMASIDAPVSGGDVGAKNGTLSIMCGGDKRVFDEVLPMLSVFGKQIAYQGVAGAGQHTKMCNQIAIATNMIGVCEAIAYAQHAGLDAETVLTSITSGAAGSWSLSNLAPRMLQEDFEPGFYVKHFLKDMNIALAEAEAMQLELPGLQLAHQMYDQLVEQGYSDKGTQALYKRYHDSH; encoded by the coding sequence GTGAAAAGCAGTAAAGTTGCGTTTATTGGTACGGGTGTTATGGGCGCGAGTATTGTCAGACACTTGCTACGTGAGAACTATGAGGTTGCTATTTATACGAGAACGAAGTCGAAGGCGGAGCCACTCGTGGAGGCAGGTGCAGTTTGGTCGGATACAGTTGGACAAGCGGTGATTGGGGCTAATGTGGTACTAACAATGGTTGGCTATCCGACAGATGTAGAAGAGGTTTATTTTGGCGAAAGCGGTATTTTCGCCAATGGGAAGGAAGGTCAGATTGTTATCGACATGACGACATCTAGTCCTGCGCTTGCTAAACGCATTGCGGAGCAAGCGGCTATGCTGAAGATGGCTTCAATTGATGCGCCAGTATCCGGTGGAGATGTGGGAGCAAAAAATGGTACATTGTCAATTATGTGTGGTGGAGATAAGCGAGTATTCGATGAGGTTTTGCCTATGCTTTCGGTTTTTGGTAAACAAATTGCCTATCAAGGTGTAGCAGGTGCTGGGCAGCATACAAAAATGTGTAATCAAATCGCCATAGCGACGAACATGATTGGGGTTTGCGAAGCAATTGCTTATGCTCAACATGCAGGACTTGATGCAGAAACTGTGTTAACTTCTATTACCTCAGGTGCCGCAGGTTCATGGTCTTTATCGAACTTAGCCCCTCGTATGTTACAGGAAGATTTTGAGCCAGGATTTTACGTGAAGCACTTTTTAAAGGACATGAATATTGCATTAGCAGAAGCAGAGGCTATGCAACTAGAGCTCCCTGGTCTTCAGCTTGCACATCAGATGTACGACCAACTCGTTGAACAAGGATACAGCGATAAAGGAACGCAGGCTCTTTACAAGAGATATCACGACTCCCACTGA
- a CDS encoding YkyB family protein → MTNDLSTQQLAIAIYTVNRHAKTAPDNKQLYSLKKKAIDKLIRLGKAEKVGLHFVDNPKFSKQHSTVLVRCDNFLFHTIPEKEDFNKLPHLGQQDPTSRNPQERMSLKLARELLSLYVDSPQPITTVKQKTVVAPKKSIHSMQNNHSFRSSYLDGK, encoded by the coding sequence TTGACAAACGATCTATCCACTCAACAATTAGCCATTGCTATTTATACAGTCAATCGCCATGCAAAAACTGCACCTGATAATAAACAATTATATTCCCTAAAGAAAAAAGCAATCGATAAACTGATTCGCTTAGGTAAAGCTGAAAAAGTCGGATTACATTTTGTTGATAATCCTAAATTCAGTAAGCAGCATTCCACTGTACTTGTGCGTTGTGACAATTTCCTCTTCCATACAATCCCTGAAAAAGAAGACTTCAACAAGCTTCCGCATCTTGGACAACAAGACCCTACTTCTCGGAATCCACAAGAACGAATGAGTTTAAAATTAGCACGCGAACTCCTCTCCCTTTACGTCGATTCCCCTCAGCCGATAACTACGGTCAAACAAAAAACAGTGGTCGCCCCCAAAAAATCTATTCATTCGATGCAAAATAACCACAGTTTCCGTTCTTCTTACTTAGATGGCAAATAA